In Bacillus rossius redtenbacheri isolate Brsri chromosome 9 unlocalized genomic scaffold, Brsri_v3 Brsri_v3_scf9_2, whole genome shotgun sequence, one DNA window encodes the following:
- the LOC134542997 gene encoding uncharacterized protein LOC134542997: MAAVVSQLLSSALLLFALADTGDALSCWDCSSDKMSQQYCRDPFNISIPFVYAKDCSSNLQQSPRPDYRQYCVKLIIKPQIGSAVTHRKCMWGPKLNPGAELCASPPSPAAETVQECHLCATDSCNTSPRHLPFRAAVTLLGWLVLRS, translated from the exons ATGGCAGCAGTCGTCAGCCAGCTCCTGAGTTCCGCCCTGCTGCTGTTCGCCCTGGCGGACACAG GCGACGCGCTGTCCTGCTGGGACTGCTCGTCGGACAAGATGAGCCAGCAGTACTGCAGGGACCCGTTCAACATATCCATACCCTTCGTGTACGCCAAGGACTGCTCGTCGAACCTCCAGCAGTCGCCCAGACCCGACTACCGCCAGTACTGCGTCAAGCTGATCATCAAGC CCCAAATCGGGAGCGCGGTGACGCACCGGAAGTGCATGTGGGGCCCGAAGCTGAACCCTGGGGCGGAGCTGTGCGCGTCGCCTCCCAGCCCCGCGGCGGAGACGGTGCAGGAGTGCCACCTGTGCGCCACGGACAGCTGCAACACCTCCCCGCGCCACCTGCCGTTCCGGGCGGCCGTCACGCTGCTCGGCTGGCTGGTGCTGCGCTCTTGA